TAAGCTCCTTTGGGGCTTTTTATCTCTTtgttgaggtgctcagataccactggATAAATTAGTGAGCACTGACTCTGTACCAAACGCAGTTCCTATTCCTGGGAGTTTACACGTGTCCAAAAATGAGACTGTGTGTATGAAACATCCACAGCAGAATATAAACCTGCTGTACAGCATAGAAACACGTCCCTCTGCCTGTCTGAGTCTCAGGGCGTCAGCAGTAGGTGCTGAGTGTATGTCCCCCTGGATTTCAGGTGCCAGTGACATTTGAGGACGTCGCTGTCTATTTCACCCTTGAAGAGTGGGAGAAATTGACAGAATGGCAGAAGGCGCTGTACCGGGAGGTGATGAGGGAGAATTATGATCATCTGATTTCACTAGGTAAAGATCGGTTTTCATTGTTTGACTGCGTGTTGGAGGAGCTTTGACGTTCCTGGGTGGGATCAGAGATGGAGGCGAATATCCGAGCTCCCAGCTTTCCCAGGACATAAAAAGCTGCAGAGTTTTTGCAAATGAACATTGAAGTGCCGAGTCCTGGCCCCACTACTGAGTGATGCCGCTCAGATGCGGGTGTGGATTGCTAGCGCTGTCGAGAGCTTGCTCCAGGGGGTGGGAACAGGGAAGTCGAGCACAGGGTGGAAGGAGACTCTTTCAGACTGTTGTGTAATCCTGTCTTTGTGAACAGGGTATCCAGTTCCCAGACCTACTCTTGTGTTGCTGAACAATCCGGAGGAAGAGCCATCGCTCTGGGAGCATCAGGATCTGGAAGAAACAGAATTACCTGAAAGTGAGTAAGAATTTTACTAGCTTCCCTGCCATAGAAACCGTGAGCAAATTGCTACCATCTGAGACAACAGCAGCAATCAGAGATGAGTGTTTGTGTTGGGCTGTATTGGGAAAGTGATCCAGGCCGTTATCAATCCCAGGGACCCATGGGAGAGTTTACTGTCTAGTGAAAAGAATGAATTTTTGTTTCGGGGCGATTAACTGGAGGATGAGATCCAATGGAGTGTGGAGCTGGAGTAGAGGATTCAAGGAATTTTAGAGCAAACGCAGAATGGGTTGATCTCAGAGTATCCAGGAAAACTCTCTGAGGGGTCCAGGCTGTGAAACCTGTTATGTGAACAGGACTCACTCCGGCAAGTCCCTCAGCTACATTGATCTTACAACTTAATTCAATACCACACACTTTTTGGAAAACTGTTCTAACATACAGCCAGATTTTTGTCACCCGTATCTCACCTTACTCCAAagatagtcccactgatttcaatgggagtgctTAATGCAAGAgtggcagaatcagacccataatTAGGCCTGCTCGCAAGTGTATTGAGCTGCAGCTGTAGCAGACCTGCGTGACAAGGGCTGAAATTCTTGGAAGCAAGGGTTAGTTGGTAACAGATTTGGTCTTTGCAACCAACACATGTGGATGCccagaatgttttttttctttttaattccagCAGCTGATTTCAGGCTCCTAAttaaggaggatgaggatgataAGGAAAATGCTGAGAACCTGGGACAAGTCGAGACACCAttcagagactctgaaaaggaatataatttGCTTTTTTCTATCCAGGGAGTAAACCGCACTGGTCAGGGCAGCCTTGCTGTGGGGAGGAGAAAAGCCCACCTGAAAGGAAAGCATGTTGAAACCACAAATCCACAGCAGCTCAGCCCAGATGAGAAACCTCACAAATGTAGcgaatgtgggaaaagcttccagAAGCGTGGGAATCTGAAATGCCACTTTCGGACGCACACCGGGGAGAGACCCTACCCCTGCCCGGAGTGTGGAAAGAGCTTTCGCCAAAAGCACCATCTGGTAACACATCAGAGAACCCATTCAGGGGTGGCACCGTATAACTGCCCCCAGTGCGGGAGGAGCTTCAGCACGTCTGCCCGCTTTAAAACACACCAGAGCACCCACCTGGGGGAGAGGGCATTGCATGGCAGAGAGGGTGGGGAAAGCTTCCAGACGCACGGGGTTCTTCACTTTCACCAGCGAACTCACGCTGGGGAGGAGCTGCACGTGCGTAACGACTGTGGGAGAAGTTTCAGCTGTAAGCAAACCCTTAGGATCCACCAGAGAATCCACGCTGGAGAGAAACCGTACAGAAGCCCTGGCTGCGGGAAAAGCTTTTGCATGCCCGTGCATCTCAAACTGCACCAGCAGATCCACATGGGGGAGCGGCCCCATACGTGCGacgagtgtgggaaaaacttccggAAGAGCGAGCACCTGAAGCGGCACAATcggatccacacaggggagcgACCCTTTGCATGCACGGCGTGCGAGAAAAGCTTCATCCAGAAGCAGCACCTGGTGAAGCACCAGAGGACCCACACGGGCGAGCGGCCCTACCTGTGCAgcgagtgcgggaagagcttccggATACGCAAGGATCTCAGCTTTCACCAGCAAACTCACACGGGAAAGAGGCTCCACGTGTGTGAGGCttgcgggaagagcttcagccACAGGCAATCGCTTATGAGGCACGCGAGAACTCACGCGGGGGGGAGCACCTACACGTGTAATGACTGCGGAGAAGGCTTCGCGGTGCACAAGCAGCTCCGACGGCATCGGCAAAGTCACGCTGCGCAGAAGCCCTCCGAGCACACCTGCAGCGAGTGTGGGAAGGGCTTCCGGAAGAACGAGAACCTGAAGCGCCATTTGCACACGCACACAGGGGAGCGCCCATTCCTCTGCaccgagtgcgggaaaagcttcatcCAGAAGCAGCACCTGGTGACACACCAGAGAACCCACACGGGCGAGCGGCCCTACCTGTGCAGCGAatgtgggaagagcttcagcaCCGCTGAGTGCCTGAAGATCCaccggagaatccacacaggcgaGCGGCCCTACCTGTGCAGCGAATGCGGGAAGAGCTTCCGGACACACCGGGTGCTGAAAGTTCACCAGCAAACTCACACCGGGGAGAGTCTCTTCATCTGCTGCGACTGTGGCAAGAGCTTTCGGCACAAGCAGACTCTGGTGACGCACCAGAGGACGCACGCTGGCGAGAAGCCCTAAGACTGCACCCTTTGTGGAGACGCCATCAGGACCCTCAAGCTCCTCAAGATGCATCAACACAAGCACACTGGAGTCTGGCTCTACGCCTGCAGcaagtgcgggaagagcttccaGAAGGGCGAGAACTTGAAACACCACTTTAAGActcacacgggagagagaccttACTGGTGCATCCAGTGCGAAAAGGGCTTCATTCAGAAGCATCATCTCCGCATGCACCAGCGAACCCACCACGGGGATAGAGCCCATGTGGGTGAGGGATACGCACCTGTCTTCCCCCAGGGTGAACGTCTGCAATGTCCCCTGGAAACCCACCTGTACACGGAGGAGCTGAGTGGGGAGCTCCCATTCCAGGTGGTCATTGTCGACGACTTTCCTTTTCCTGGCAATGAGGCACCGGGGTAATAGCCTATCCGGAAGGAGATGGCAGATGAACATCTCAAGCATTGGGAACTGAATCCAGGAAAATCTCTTGGGTGAGTGAAGATCAACAAAAGCTATTGGAGATGCTCCCAGTTGTTGTGAGCTAACAAGCCACAAGAAATCCAGGGTAACCATCTACCCCTTTTAAATATGGGGAGATGCAGAAACATATCTGGGGGAAAACTCCTCAGCAAAGTGGGCTGCCTTATGGACTTAGGAGTGGAAGGAACTCTTTCAGGTGTATGAACTTCTGGTCAGCCAGGGAAGGCTGTCGGAGAGTGACATTCAGAAACAAGCAATGAACAGTTCAGCACAAGGGagcccacacaggagagaggccaaaTCAATGGACCAATCAGGTGTATGACTGGGAGTCACTGAGCAGAGTAATAAccaaaggaaggagagaaaaggTCTAGCGTGGCGAAGGGGGAATCACTGGAAATAACAGGCGGAAACGGAGCAATGGTAAATGTAGGCTGAATAACCGTCTCCAGAAGGGAGACCTACTTGTCTGAGACACGGTCTCCCAGAGGAAGCTGTGGAAGCCCCAAAGCTGGGACCTTTTGAAAGAAGATTGAGCAAAGCCTGGGGGAGCGGTGCTGCCATGGCAAAGGGGAGGAGTGCTTGAGGTGGCTTAATATGTCTCTCGCGTTCAGCTGCAAAATCAAGTTGCCATCCGCAGCAGACCAGTGATGGGAGAAACCAGGACTCGAGTACAACAGCTGGAAATGAAAACCAAACCCAACCCACCTACTGTTAGAAGGGATGCCCAGTtaaggccagatcctccgctggtgtaaactggtgtagcaaCAGTGACCTCAAAGGCGTTatcccagtttacaccagctgaggatcaggctgtCCTTCAAAGCGGTGCCCAGAGGAAGGACGTGAGTGGATTTGCCGTTTGACAATGCTCCAAGTAATCGCCCTGCAAATTTCATAAATGCTCCTGAGAATGAGTCCTCCTCAAATCTATAGGCCAAAGGCATCCCTGATGTAAAtctcctgacttcagtggcaatACACCAGTGATTTGTTTGGCCCTTGGTCTCATACTATAAACAGGAGATGAAGCGTTGCCAGTGTTTGCGTGTATTTTGCTACTTAAAGAAACAAGTTGGCTGGGGTGTTACAGACAGGCCAACCAGTCGTCCAGGACATCCCATGTGCTTTGTTTCAAGGCAGTTCTATTAGAAATGTACCAAAGTTTATCTAGAGAAAAGACCCGACCGGGGGTACAGATGGGTTTTGTTTCTTTCGTAGTGCCCATCATGGAGCACCCTAAAGGGTCAAGTAGGAACACACCCCATAACCCCAGATGGGCTGAAGAAAGCTCCTTGCCCCAGTAGTTGCAGAGAGAGCCTCGTGAAGCAGGTTCCCGCGGGCCTGTTACAAGAGCCACACTTGTGACGCTGAGCTCATGGGATAAAGCTGGGAGGCGGGCATTAGCCACGTGAGGAAGAGCCATATAGAGATGTGGGGCTGGGCTCCTCATGGCGCTGAGCGTTCTGCCCGCCCACCGATGCCAGGGAGAGCATGCAGCACTGCCCGGGAGGGGCTCGGCGCCCAGCATCTTGTGCATCTTCTGGAAAAGAAACCCAAGTAAGAGGTCAGCTCTGACCACCAGCAGGGGAGGTGGGCAGAGGAGAGAGCAGGCATTGGAGGATCCCTGACCTCCACGGGTGCTGTGCATGCCTGGAATGTGCGGGAGAGGGCCAATAAATAGACTGCCCTCAACCGGAGTTGTGGCTGAATTTTGTCCAGCAGGTCTAACGGTGAGAGCATTGCGGGGGAAATTCAGCCCATGCAGATGGCCTATGCACCTCTCAAATCCCACTTCAGCCAGCGGCCCCGGCGTGCGCACACGTACACTAGCGCTCAGCGAGCGAGCACAAGTATCActagcagtgtggctgtggcaGCAGTGGAGACACGACTGAGCTGGGCCGAGTACAAACGTGCCTGAAAGCAGCGGGTCTGTGTTCTGCACGGCTCAGCCGTGCCTCCGCTACCCATGCTGCTGCCGCCAAACTGCTAGTGATACTTGTGCTAGCTTGGTGTGAGCAAGCGTGAGTGTGCCTGCACAAGCAGGAGCCTCGTGCCCCTCGCTCAGAGAGTAGACATAGCTTCGGAGTGAACAGAGCTCACCAAATGTAGCCACAGAGGCAGGTATGTTGTGAGCGACAGTCTAGGAGCCATGCGCTCCTGAGTTCTGATGCTGGCTCCCGTGGGGGCTTGGGAAGATCAGGTACTGTCCTGGTGACCTATTTCCTGATCGGGCAGACACAGGGCGGAcgggagggggttgggagggttaTCTAGCACTTGAGTGCAAAGTGCTTTTGAGCTTGGCTGCAGCTCGTTGTCCCATAAGGAAGTTAGCGGTGGAACGGGAGAGCAATCCGTTGAGCTGGGGTGGCTTGGACGCTTTGGGCGGTATCCCTGTTCTGTCAGAATGTGCTGACACCGTTCCGAAATGAAAGGGGGGATCGTAGAGTAAACCTCAGCTGACTGCTCTCCCCATGGGGGGGAGGTTCTGAATCAGAGGTTTGCTGGGTCTAGCTTCTTGTGTCTGTTCTGCTGGACGCTTGGCATTAAAGCAACAGCATGTGTGTAACATGGCAACACCTGCTGCTGCTTCGTGGAATCCATTTTGCTGATTCGTGTtctctgtttctctgccccccacctgcatTTTTATCCAATGCCAGAAAAGATCTGCATTCCTTTAGCGCTCAGCTGTGTCGACTCTCATTTGCCACCTTa
Above is a genomic segment from Emys orbicularis isolate rEmyOrb1 chromosome 2, rEmyOrb1.hap1, whole genome shotgun sequence containing:
- the LOC135873893 gene encoding LOW QUALITY PROTEIN: zinc finger protein 432-like (The sequence of the model RefSeq protein was modified relative to this genomic sequence to represent the inferred CDS: substituted 1 base at 1 genomic stop codon), whose amino-acid sequence is MRCARHCKLVIEKYCTAIEAARLGLHFFPHLLNAHPVHGPTKSRDLLTNLLLVLAKEAIDSTRRRMLDGEVLWSRGDPRSSSRRRGESRAGHGRWGRCSAAGAAAISQASRNQGEGGGSVGQAAAAAISWDRAARPWAPPLRSGRSPLAMAAAQVQLTFEDVTISFSREEWEVLSEWQKELYREVMKENYASLISLGYQSGSPAILSQIDPEEEPGLSDQLDLKGKESPAYALGVRLKVERHDEGYDGSLGQVSILPGDCREQALQVSGEEEDCPSESSVSKQNRRLPTMLALSSLSHKTSATIPNPSERDKKKRSQREKHFSKHADPDCHQLTHAERTRVCAEYGKCFAQKRDLAMRLRVHTGEKRFKCTKCEKCFIQKQQLLRHQETHITKPLCLCRECGRRFQAIRDLQRHQVTHARKTPVSVIMVPKFTFPVVPVTFEDVAVYFTLEEWEKLTEWQKALYREVMRENYDHLISLGYPVPRPTLVLLNNPEEEPSLWEHQDLEETELPETADFRLLIKEDEDDKENAENLGQVETPFRDSEKEYNLLFSIQGVNRTGQGSLAVGRRKAHLKGKHVETTNPQQLSPDEKPHKCSECGKSFQKRGNLKCHFRTHTGERPYPCPECGKSFRQKHHLVTHQRTHSGVAPYNCPQCGRSFSTSARFKTHQSTHLGERLHVRNDCGRSFSCKQTLRIHQRIHAGEKPYRSPGCGKSFCMPVHLKLHQQIHMGERPHTCDECGKNFRKSEHLKRHNRIHTGERPFACTACEKSFIQKQHLVKHQRTHTGERPYLCSDECGKGFRKNENLKRHLHTHTGERPFLCTECGKSFIQKQHLVTHQRTHTGERPYLCSECGKSFSTAECLKIHRRIHTGERPYLCSECGKSFRTHRVLKVHQQTHTGESLFICCDCGKSFRHKQTLVTHQRTHAGEKPXDCTLFWLYACSKCGKSFQKGENLKHHFKTHTGERPYWCIQCEKGFIQKHHLRMHQRTHHGDRAHVGEGYAPVFPQGERLQCPLETHLYTEELSGELPFQVVIVDDFPFPGNEAPG